The following coding sequences are from one Triplophysa dalaica isolate WHDGS20190420 chromosome 12, ASM1584641v1, whole genome shotgun sequence window:
- the scxb gene encoding basic helix-loop-helix transcription factor scleraxis: protein MSFAMVRPTPGHFLCSEIRMLSEDDENGSEGSGSDDKTFSMASHGYSTFKLGARSKRYGCRSVALTTEIRSPVTEVRPRNTANARERDRTNSVNTAFTALRTLIPTEPADRKLSKIETLRLASSYISHLGNVLLVGDECGDECVDGQPCLRSSAALFHHHHNLQKNTTPSPDSENSQPRQICTFCLSNQRRLNKGRGRKTALRS, encoded by the exons ATGTCCTTTGCAATGGTGCGACCAACCCCAGGTCACTTTCTGTGCTCTGAGATCAGGATGCTCTCTGAGGATGATGAAAACGGTAGCGAAGGCTCTGGGTCCGACGACAAAACCTTCAGCATGGCATCTCACGGCTACAGCACCTTCAAGCTAGGCGCTCGCAGCAAAAGGTACGGCTGCAGATCGGTGGCACTTACCACTGAGATCCGTTCCCCCGTTACCGAAGTACGGCCGCGGAACACTGCGAACGCCCGGGAACGAGATCGCACCAACAGCGTTAATACAGCCTTCACCGCTTTGAGGACGCTGATACCAACCGAACCCGCTGACAGGAAACTGTCCAAGATCGAGACGCTGCGGTTGGCGTCCAGCTACATCTCTCACCTTGGGAACGTTCTGCTGGTCGGAGACGAGTGCGGAGACGAGTGTGTAGACGGCCAGCCCTGTCTCAGGAGCTCTGCAGCTTTGTTTCATCACCATCACAACCtccagaaaaacacaacaccCAGCCCAGACTCCGAGAACTCTCAGCCCAGACAAATCTGCACCTTCTGCCTCAGTAACCAGAGACGACTG AACAaaggaagaggaagaaaaacAGCCTTAAGAAGTTAG